The segment ACATCGCATCGTAATTACCTGTAGCGTACAGCTCGTCAGCCAGGGACTGATTGATTTTGATTTGTTTGGCCAGCGGCTTCATGGCACCTGTTGCCACCCCGAACAGCGGCTCGCGAGCGCCTTGGGACAAATAGATATTTCGGGTACGTTCTTTGCCAAGAGACGACAGCTCCTGCATGACCGTGGATCGCTCCATCGCTTCCACCCTCCTTGCTTGTGTGATTCACCCACTCCAGAATACTAATCTGAACGTGCGGCTGAGCCTTCTCAAAGCTTAAGCACATATTTAACTTGTGTTTTGCTTTGACCTTCCAGCACTTCATGTTTCTCCTCCGCAGCATAGAAGCCGGATTTTTCATAAAAAGGGATAGCTATACGATTCTCTTTCGCCACCCAGGCAATCAGCACGCCTGACTTCAGATCATGAGTATACTGTCTCAGGAATGCCCGGCCAATCCCACGCTGATGATACCGGGGCAGCACATACATTCTCAGGATTTCATGCTCTCCCTCCTGAAGCTGCCTTCGCTGTGCAAAGCCGGCAAGCTGGTGATCCAATTCCGCCACCAGAAATCCAGGAAGCTCCTGCTGCTTGTCCTTCTCCAGAGATCTCCTCAGACTGTCTTCAGCGTAAGCATGGCGCAGGAAATGATCGATAAAGCTTGGAGAGTAAAGCTCTTTATACGTATGCAGCCAAGCCTCTCGGGCAATTCGCTGAATCTGTGAAATGTCTTCGATCTCTGCACTTCTAATCGTTATCATGAAGCTTCTCCTTCGTGATCCTGTCCAGCTTCCGGTTGATCGAATCTAACGAACTCTGCAGCTTTCTCATCTGCTGGAGTCCCGAGTACTGATTGCTAATTACTCCGGCGAAGGCAATGATTAGAACAATGACAATAAAATTCATTTCTCTCATCCTCTCTTACGAGATGTATCTCAGACTATTTATAATGCTTGTACCAAATGCCTGCACATTCTGGAACGGTCGACCATTGATGCTCTTTGATCCGGGCTGCGAGCTCATCTCCGAAAAAGAAAGTCATCATCTCCACAGCCTGCTGCGGGTGATCATAGCTGTAATCCATACGGATCCAGCGGTGTGAGAATTCGTAGTGCTTCTCTAGTAAGGAAAAATAGGACTCCAGGAAATCGGGTGGAGCAGGTGTGGTGGTGCCTGTGCCCAGCGTTTCAATAATTATCACGGTGCCCTGCGGTTTTAACACTCGCTCAATCTCTTGCAGAATCCGCTCTAACTGTTTCGGACCGTCCTCAATGCCGGAGTGAGTCAAATAGCAGATGCTCCACCCGGAAACGACCAGGTCTACAGAGGCATCAGCTAACGGAAGCTCGCGATGATCGGCTACGCACGTGCTCCAGTTTTTGGGGATAGACAGATTGTTTAGTTTCTGGTCCAGCCGCTCCAGCATTGCTGAAGATACATCGGTACAGACCACCGATTGTGCCCGGGGCGCGATGGTCGCGGCCAGTCTGCCTGTACCTGCACCAAGATCCAGCACGTCCAGCCCTTCTACAGGCCGAATGTCCCTGATGATTTCCAACATATCCGGCTGCCGAGCAATCATGTCTTCATACATGTTCGACTCATTATCGTATATACTTTTATGATTTGCCATGTATCATTTCTCCTATCCTTGGATGGTAACATCAAGCATCATATAGAGCGGTCTAATCAACTGCCAGGTTCATTGGCTATCCCTGCTCTGCTGGTTGTGCTCCTCGTGCTCTTCATGACAGTGCGGACCGGGGCCATCACTTTGAGCATCCAGCCACCATTCAGACACACAGTAGCGGTCATTTGTTTCAGGACCTTCGGCAAAAAACACACTACGCATCGGCCCCATCACATAATTACGCCCGGATCCCGGCAAGTGTATTAATGTCTTTTGGGACTCTGCTTCTGATTGAAAATCTGATTGAGGATTGCTTTTACCCATTAGGCAACACTCCTTTCATTATGTATGAACCTGATTTCAATTGCCGCAGTTCTATGTTAGATGAAGTTCATATTTGACAGCTTATGAGTACCTGTTCATTATTTCTTTTTTAAATACTTGAATCGGCTCTTCATAATCAATCGGTTTATAGATCATGCTGTTTAACATTGCACTGAGGTCATGGGTGTGATCAAATCTCATAGTTTGGCTATAAAAGCTCATTTCATTCAAGGTTCCGAGGACGCTTCGGTCATTCGTTTTCCCCATGCTGATCTCTCCAGCCTCCAGAAAATACTGCTCTACCAGCCCTCTTCTCACACCCTCCAGCTGTAAATACTCTTTGACTCCAGTGACGAATGTCTCCTTCAGCTTTGCCACTTGCCCGCTTCGAATTCCGTCAACGAGGAAGCCCAACCGGGTTGCGTCATTGACAAAAATGATATGTTTTTTTTGTAGCTGCAATAGATTCGCATGCCAGCTAAAGAATGGATAGGTATGCTCTAGCTCCACCGGGGCTGTTTTCATATCTTTAAGCAGCTTTTGAGTGCATTTCAATGCCAGCATCGACTATCGCTCCTTTGGGTTTGACTAGGTGTAGTATTCCTGTCTATCATACCCTATCTGAAAGCGTTTAGCTGTAAAAATAGGCGGCAACTACAGAATAAACCATCTAGGGCTTGCGCCCGAGGTGCGCCCGGGGTGCACTTGTGGTGCGCCGCAAGCTAACGGTTGTCACAGGTGCTATTTAGTCCTTTTCGGGAGCGCCCCCATTCTAATGGTTGTGAGACACGCTAATTGAGTCTATTGGGGACCAACCGCACGTAATCAGGCACATAAGCTCTGTCACAACCGTTAGAGTTACGTAATCAGCAAATTAGCCGCAATAAGCACTCTAGCAACCGTTAGCGTAACAGCGCTGCTTGGCGCACCTGACGTGCGCAAGTGCCGAACGACTACGACTCAATACGCTTGCAGTAAACGATGCTCACAACGACAACGACAACAAGCACAAAGCCTGCACGCCACAATAGTGACCTGCAGGCTTCGCTATAAAACTAGCTGCCTATTTCAATACGGACTGCTCCAGGCACAGCTTGACCAAGTCATCGACATCAGCGGTAGCCACACACTCCACAGTATCAGAAGCGCCATAGTAAATCTTCACTTCACCGTCATCCTCCAGAATCATGCCTCCTGGATCGAAGCCGATTAACGTCTCTGACTGCTCTGTAATCGCATCCAGATCGTTGGCAGCCTCAATGTGATAACACCCGGCAACCGTAAGGACAGAGGATGTCATCTTCGCTGAAGAAGCTGAGCCCCCATAGCTCTGCACATTGTCGAAATTCACACGATACTGTGCGACATCCGCTTGGTAATAAGGTGTTTTTTCCAGGTTCTGATCGATGAATATTTCA is part of the Paenibacillus algicola genome and harbors:
- a CDS encoding GNAT family N-acetyltransferase, with product MITIRSAEIEDISQIQRIAREAWLHTYKELYSPSFIDHFLRHAYAEDSLRRSLEKDKQQELPGFLVAELDHQLAGFAQRRQLQEGEHEILRMYVLPRYHQRGIGRAFLRQYTHDLKSGVLIAWVAKENRIAIPFYEKSGFYAAEEKHEVLEGQSKTQVKYVLKL
- a CDS encoding class I SAM-dependent methyltransferase, encoding MANHKSIYDNESNMYEDMIARQPDMLEIIRDIRPVEGLDVLDLGAGTGRLAATIAPRAQSVVCTDVSSAMLERLDQKLNNLSIPKNWSTCVADHRELPLADASVDLVVSGWSICYLTHSGIEDGPKQLERILQEIERVLKPQGTVIIIETLGTGTTTPAPPDFLESYFSLLEKHYEFSHRWIRMDYSYDHPQQAVEMMTFFFGDELAARIKEHQWSTVPECAGIWYKHYK
- a CDS encoding DUF6933 domain-containing protein, with amino-acid sequence MLALKCTQKLLKDMKTAPVELEHTYPFFSWHANLLQLQKKHIIFVNDATRLGFLVDGIRSGQVAKLKETFVTGVKEYLQLEGVRRGLVEQYFLEAGEISMGKTNDRSVLGTLNEMSFYSQTMRFDHTHDLSAMLNSMIYKPIDYEEPIQVFKKEIMNRYS